Within the Arachis duranensis cultivar V14167 chromosome 10, aradu.V14167.gnm2.J7QH, whole genome shotgun sequence genome, the region tttacaaTCCAAATGTATATTGATAGCTTTATAGCCAATGGCCACAAATGTATACAAAaaagcaaacaaagaaaaaaaattcatttacaTAAAGTAGAAAAAATTCCATTTAATTTTCAGCAACCTGAATAAACTTCATCATGCCATATGGAGTTTCATTACTAAGACCAACATATCTAATCTGCAAAGAAGTTCAATACATTTTATTAGTCATGATTCAGTAATTATTTATTGAAAGATCTTGTACTACATCGACAATACCAATTACCTTCCCAGTTTTGACAGCTTTTTCGAGAGCTTCAAGTTGTTCACCTATACCAATTGAAGGATATTGATGAATTGGTTCATACTCAGTTTCTCCAAACATTGGAACATACCTACAATGTCAATGCATTAATTGAAGAATTATGATATATCAGTCAAGCCAAAATACGTAAGCTAACATAAACATACAAACCGATCAAGCCAATGAATTTGATCAAGATCAATATAATCCATTTGTATGCATAACAAACTgcataaatcaaatcaaaattttgttaGAATATAGTCCCAGACACAGGATCATGAGATGCAATCCCTTTCAAATAGAATGTAATACAACATCAACTTTACAATAATTACTATTTATTCAGTTAAGGAATTCCATTGGAAGATAAACAACTATTCTTATTGTACCTACAAATTTCAGTGTCTAGACCAAACGAAACTGTGAATTTAGAAAGAGAGCAATCAACCTATTATCAATGACTTCAATAATATTGCTGGCATCTAAACATTTTAGACAGCCTCTAATCCATGTCATCTGCCCAGATGGTCCAGCAACTTGTACAAAATTAAAGGCAGACATTATAAACAACAATgataagataatttaaaaaatagcataaactCTAGTTTTTGCTGCTAAATACAAGTTTGTCAAACAATCGAGCTGCGTCCTCAACACCTACTCCATTCATTAGATTATTCAACTTGCTACTTCACAAACCCCCAAGCAGAATTGAACATTATCTGCTTCACAAACCCCCCAGCAGAAATCTTATTTTTGCAAGCCTATATATCACATAGGGATTTATTTTAATATGGTTACATTTCATGTCATTTGCCAAGAAATCTATATAGAAAATTAATATGACTACATTGCAAAACAATAATACTATCTTGTGTCAATTTACAAATGTAACTTGTTAACCTTCACATATATGGTTTATAAAGATTGCTACAAAAAGTACTTTTAAAGTTGGGTTTCAAAATTCCAGCATCCCCATCCTTCAAAAAAGAATGCATATAATATAAGTTGAAACTACCAAAACAGGATAATTGAGATTCAATCTTgagatcaagcattatcttaaGGTAATTAGAACTACCAAAGCAGGATGATTGAGATTCAATCTTGAGGTCAAGCATTTTTTTAAGGTAACTTTCTTTAGGTAGGATTCATATATTATCATATACAACATCTATCTCAATCAAATCTAATGAATAACTTTGATGCATATGCAAACACATAAAACTCATGCTTACTTTTCGAAAAATCATCATCAGCATCCTCATTGTCCTCCTCTTCATCATCGTCAAAGTCTTCATCTTCACTATCATCAATATTCTTTTGAgcaaaatttgagaagaaaacaaatgagatccaattaaaaaaacttCGTTTCTAATTCTTATGCAAtcaaaataagcacaaaatGCATGATACCTCATGTTTAATTGAGcctttaaattttcatatattttaaataaaaaagtctaTAGCACCAAAACCTTATCAAAAACAGGGACTTCATCATCTTCGTCCGACTCTTCAGCATCAGCATTCACGTCAAGTGGGATGATATCTCATGAGAACAATAATATTATCTTTCATGGTTGATGGTACTTTCACAAAAGTTCTCATGAGAATATGATTAAATACCTACAGACCAAATTTTTTGAAGTCCAGATTCATAAAGGGAACTGGTAGTAAGACTTGTTTATagagaaattatatttttaatacctAAAAGTGGAATGTTTTTAGACATCAAACTTAATTCAATAGTTATAAATAAGTTTGTGCTAAAGGAGATGACCACATAAAAATCCAAGAACAAGACAATAGATATCAATAAGGAGTATAAAAAGGATTAGGTGTTTAAGAAATAAATATGCATAGCAAAGCTGCTAATCATATATATTAAAGAATAAATATTATTGGTAATATAATATATGGTTAATACTTCAGACATAACTTTTTTGTTGCAAAATTAAATAGAAGCATGAGAATCCTACCAGCAGCTAAATTTTTCTTCAAGAAACGTTCC harbors:
- the LOC107470115 gene encoding uncharacterized protein LOC107470115, which gives rise to MSAFNFVQVAGPSGQMTWIRGCLKCLDASNIIEVIDNSLLCIQMDYIDLDQIHWLDRYVPMFGETEYEPIHQYPSIGIGEQLEALEKAVKTGKIRYVGLSNETPYGMMKFIQVAEN